A region of Micromonospora sp. WMMD882 DNA encodes the following proteins:
- a CDS encoding DUF4233 domain-containing protein, translating into MSAGQGPPGRRSGLRDPVRAARGLGSAVLILEAVVLLLAIQPIRVLGGELSGAAIGLIVALAVLAVLLAGMMGRRWAWQLGTLLQAVLLVGGLLHLSLAVLGLIFGAVWAYALHVRRVILG; encoded by the coding sequence GTGAGCGCCGGGCAGGGCCCGCCGGGGCGGCGTTCCGGCCTGCGTGACCCGGTACGGGCGGCGCGTGGGCTGGGCTCGGCGGTGCTGATCCTGGAGGCGGTGGTGCTGCTGCTCGCCATCCAGCCGATCCGGGTGCTCGGCGGGGAGCTGAGCGGCGCGGCGATCGGCCTCATCGTCGCCCTGGCCGTGCTGGCGGTGCTGCTGGCCGGCATGATGGGGCGACGCTGGGCGTGGCAGCTCGGCACCCTGCTCCAGGCCGTGCTGCTGGTCGGCGGGTTGCTGCACCTCTCCCTGGCGGTGCTCGGTCTGATCTTCGGCGCGGTGTGGGCGTACGCGCTGCACGTGCGCCGGGTGATCCTGGGCTGA
- a CDS encoding VOC family protein, with product MANGGNRAIAPARKLLAVVLGTVAAFVVLFGFGMGSWSIVALGVALVALAVALATFKTGGRAWVVGVGHVHSASEPPTTYSFGRCELQLLIDAPGLPPRSKKIIEPRVPIAKWPAIGQALPIRVALDDQRRIRVLWDEVPTHSETAALADDLPPEYAGPDPLDEVLIQQDAPPWADRGPDDGYPDGPGPEPLLDDPDRLPEDREPVVVHQRPGGPVVLEGTLVEPGSAALPHRAAPAPRAPAEERFDPPTHPGFGDPYAGPPGDPYAGRPVTPYRDPYDGPPDDPDGVRPASSPYGDPYGGAPDDPDGVRPTGPYRDPYAGPPDAAADAADAADAGNAATDEVPRPRPGDARDDAPEAVGEPISDPVDVPLDPPDGTADPDDGLDEAIFGYDAGADGSASPISGVGITVLVTDLDRSLDFYRDVLGFAEVDRGVGNAVLASGSTRLVLREVSEAAPISRRLVHVNLEVDDIQAAYERLRDSGVRFTYAPRVVNRGAKLDVWAAAFRDPDGHGIALTQWRTRADA from the coding sequence GTGGCGAATGGCGGAAACCGCGCGATCGCGCCGGCCCGGAAACTGCTCGCGGTGGTGCTGGGCACCGTGGCTGCCTTCGTGGTGTTGTTCGGGTTCGGCATGGGGAGCTGGTCGATCGTCGCGCTGGGCGTGGCGCTGGTGGCGCTGGCGGTGGCGCTGGCCACCTTCAAGACCGGCGGCCGGGCCTGGGTGGTCGGTGTCGGGCACGTGCACAGCGCCTCCGAGCCGCCCACCACGTACTCGTTCGGTCGCTGCGAGCTGCAGTTGCTGATCGACGCGCCGGGGCTGCCACCCCGGTCCAAGAAGATCATCGAGCCCCGGGTGCCGATCGCCAAGTGGCCCGCCATCGGGCAGGCGCTGCCGATCCGGGTGGCCCTCGACGACCAGCGCCGGATCCGGGTGCTGTGGGACGAGGTGCCCACCCACAGCGAGACGGCCGCGCTGGCCGACGACCTGCCGCCCGAGTACGCCGGGCCGGACCCGCTCGACGAGGTGCTGATCCAACAGGACGCCCCGCCGTGGGCCGACCGGGGGCCGGACGACGGCTACCCCGACGGCCCCGGGCCGGAGCCGCTCCTCGACGACCCCGACCGGCTTCCCGAGGACCGTGAGCCGGTGGTGGTCCACCAGCGCCCGGGTGGCCCGGTGGTGCTGGAGGGCACCCTGGTGGAGCCCGGCTCGGCGGCGCTTCCCCACCGCGCCGCCCCGGCGCCGCGCGCCCCCGCCGAGGAACGCTTCGACCCGCCGACGCACCCGGGCTTCGGTGACCCGTACGCCGGCCCGCCCGGTGACCCGTACGCCGGCCGTCCCGTGACGCCCTACCGGGACCCGTACGACGGGCCACCGGACGACCCGGACGGGGTCCGCCCGGCCAGCAGCCCGTACGGCGACCCGTACGGCGGCGCGCCCGACGACCCCGACGGGGTCCGCCCGACCGGCCCGTACCGCGACCCGTACGCGGGGCCGCCCGACGCCGCCGCCGACGCCGCCGACGCCGCCGACGCCGGCAACGCCGCGACGGACGAGGTCCCGCGCCCCCGGCCGGGTGACGCCCGGGACGACGCCCCCGAGGCCGTCGGTGAGCCGATCAGCGACCCGGTCGACGTCCCGCTGGACCCACCGGACGGCACCGCCGACCCCGACGACGGCCTGGACGAGGCGATCTTCGGCTACGACGCCGGGGCCGACGGGTCCGCCAGCCCGATCAGCGGCGTCGGGATCACCGTGCTGGTCACCGACCTGGACCGGTCGTTGGACTTCTACCGCGACGTCCTCGGCTTCGCGGAGGTCGACCGGGGCGTCGGCAACGCGGTACTCGCCTCCGGCAGCACCCGTCTGGTGTTGCGGGAGGTCAGCGAGGCCGCGCCGATCAGCCGCCGGCTGGTGCACGTCAACCTGGAGGTCGACGACATCCAGGCCGCGTACGAGCGGCTCCGCGACTCCGGGGTGCGGTTCACCTACGCCCCCCGGGTGGTGAACCGGGGCGCGAAGCTGGACGTCTGGGCCGCCGCCTTCCGCGACCCGGACGGCCACGGCATCGCCCTGACCCAGTGGCGGACCCGGGCCGACGCCTGA
- the ndk gene encoding nucleoside-diphosphate kinase, whose product MSSSSPDERTLVLIKPDAVRRGLVGEILSRFERKGLRIDAMVSRTMDATLADQHYAEHVDKAFYPPLKDFMTGGPLVALVLSGDQVIDVVRGLIGATDGRRAVAGTIRGDLSLSNRENLVHASDSGDSAKREITLWFPELV is encoded by the coding sequence GTGTCCAGCAGCAGCCCGGACGAGCGCACGCTCGTACTGATCAAGCCGGACGCGGTCCGGCGGGGCCTGGTCGGCGAGATCCTCTCCCGCTTCGAGCGCAAGGGCCTGCGGATCGACGCGATGGTGTCCCGGACGATGGACGCGACGCTTGCCGACCAGCACTACGCCGAGCACGTCGACAAGGCGTTCTACCCGCCGCTGAAGGACTTCATGACCGGCGGCCCGCTGGTCGCCCTGGTGCTCTCCGGCGACCAGGTGATCGACGTGGTGCGCGGGCTGATCGGCGCGACCGACGGCCGGCGGGCCGTCGCCGGCACGATCCGGGGCGACCTCTCCCTGTCCAACCGGGAGAACCTGGTGCACGCCTCCGACTCGGGCGACAGCGCCAAGCGCGAGATCACGCTCTGGTTCCCCGAGCTGGTCTGA
- the sigJ gene encoding RNA polymerase sigma factor SigJ, which produces MTTGGPVTADATRVGATPPAGPTPAAGGATRAAADLATHRPMLLGLAYRMLGSRHDAEDVLQEAYLRWSAVDRAAVAEPRRYLSRVVTRLALDRLRARRAARETYVGPWLPEPVPTAGAPFGPLEQAEQRDSLSLALLHLLERLTPTERAVYVLRTAFTLPYAEIAEILDRSAESCRQVHHRASRQVAADRGRFRADPREQRRLLDAFLAAARDGDLGRLVDLVAADATTWSDGGGKVRAARNPIRGAARTARFFVGVHGPHRAPARITRVELNGGPGLVVDAPGGRRYAVTVAAAHGRLTGIYLVANPAKLTWLAGATWPPGP; this is translated from the coding sequence GTGACCACCGGCGGACCGGTGACCGCCGACGCGACGCGGGTGGGCGCGACCCCACCCGCGGGCCCGACCCCGGCGGCAGGCGGGGCGACGCGGGCCGCCGCCGACCTCGCCACGCACCGGCCGATGCTGCTCGGGCTGGCGTACCGGATGCTGGGCAGCCGGCACGACGCCGAGGACGTGCTCCAGGAGGCTTACCTGCGGTGGTCGGCCGTCGACCGGGCGGCCGTGGCGGAGCCACGCCGCTACCTGTCACGGGTGGTCACCAGGCTGGCCCTCGACCGGTTGCGCGCCCGGCGGGCGGCCCGGGAGACGTACGTCGGGCCGTGGCTGCCCGAGCCGGTGCCCACCGCGGGCGCCCCGTTCGGGCCGCTGGAGCAGGCGGAGCAGCGCGACTCGCTCTCGCTCGCGCTGCTGCACCTGCTGGAGCGGCTGACCCCGACCGAACGCGCGGTGTACGTCCTGCGTACCGCGTTCACGCTGCCGTACGCCGAGATCGCCGAGATCCTCGACCGGTCGGCGGAGAGCTGCCGCCAGGTGCACCACCGGGCGTCCCGGCAGGTCGCCGCCGACCGCGGCCGGTTCCGCGCCGACCCGCGGGAGCAGCGCCGACTGCTCGACGCGTTCCTCGCCGCCGCCCGCGACGGTGACCTGGGCCGGCTGGTCGACCTGGTGGCGGCCGACGCCACCACGTGGAGCGACGGCGGCGGGAAGGTCCGCGCGGCGCGGAACCCGATCCGCGGGGCGGCGCGGACCGCCCGGTTCTTCGTGGGCGTGCACGGGCCACACCGAGCGCCGGCCCGGATCACCCGGGTCGAGCTGAACGGCGGCCCCGGGCTGGTCGTCGACGCGCCCGGCGGGCGTCGGTACGCGGTGACCGTCGCCGCCGCGCACGGTCGGCTCACCGGGATCTACCTGGTCGCCAACCCCGCCAAGCTCACCTGGCTGGCGGGGGCGACGTGGCCGCCCGGCCCGTGA
- a CDS encoding carboxymuconolactone decarboxylase family protein — translation MSRIDLTTVAPEAYRAMAELERYGRDNVDHTVLELVKLRASILNGCAFCVDMHSRDALAAGESTRRLFAVAAWREAPFFDERERAALALTDALTRLGDHGVPDDVWVDAARVWSERELADLTVAIATINVWNRIVAATRQQPVADE, via the coding sequence ATGAGCCGGATCGACCTGACCACGGTGGCGCCGGAGGCCTACCGGGCGATGGCCGAGCTGGAGCGGTACGGTCGGGACAACGTCGACCACACGGTCCTGGAGCTGGTGAAGCTGCGCGCCTCGATACTGAACGGCTGCGCGTTCTGCGTCGACATGCACAGCCGCGACGCGCTCGCGGCCGGCGAGTCCACCCGGCGGCTGTTCGCCGTGGCGGCCTGGCGGGAGGCCCCCTTCTTCGACGAGCGGGAACGTGCCGCGCTCGCGCTCACCGACGCGCTGACCCGGCTCGGTGACCACGGCGTGCCGGACGACGTGTGGGTCGACGCGGCCCGGGTCTGGTCGGAGCGGGAGCTGGCCGACCTGACGGTCGCCATCGCCACCATCAACGTGTGGAACCGGATCGTGGCGGCCACCCGCCAGCAGCCGGTGGCCGACGAGTGA
- a CDS encoding alkaline phosphatase D family protein codes for MTSLDRRTLLRAGLATGAGLAGGTLLGGAGPVAGAPAWRPTGRPVLTHGVQSGDVTAGSALVWTRADRPGRMWVEVSHRPDLRGARLVRGPVLDPAGDFTGRVRLRGLPAGERLHYRVSVESLDRHGARSEPLSGSFATVPGRRDRRDVRFVWTGDIAGQGWGIAPDFGGMRIFEAMRAVRPDFFLCSGDTVYADGPLAETVPLPDGRIWRNLVTPEKAKVAETLTEYRGQFAYNLLDTHLRAFVAEVPQINQWDDHEVTNNWYPGEILADDRYTEKRVDVLAARARQAFGEWLPVSDGPLYRKLSYGPLLDVFVLDMRTHKDPNDGNTYADPRRGLLGREQREWLIRELKRSRATWKVIANDLPIGVVVPDGPAAQEGVAQGDPGAPAGRELEFAEVLRATHRAEVTGLVFLTADVHYTAAHHYDPARAAVGDFTPFWEFVSGPAHAGAFGPNALDGTFGPKAVFVNAPPRANTSPAEGFQHFGEVSIDGASGAFTVRLRDRDGVPLWTTTLPAPR; via the coding sequence ATGACTTCTCTCGACCGACGTACCCTGCTGCGCGCCGGCCTGGCGACCGGGGCGGGGCTGGCCGGCGGCACCTTGCTGGGCGGCGCCGGGCCGGTCGCCGGCGCGCCGGCCTGGCGGCCCACCGGCCGCCCGGTGCTCACCCACGGTGTGCAGAGCGGCGACGTCACCGCCGGGTCCGCGCTGGTGTGGACCCGCGCGGACCGGCCGGGCCGGATGTGGGTGGAGGTGAGCCACCGGCCCGACCTGCGGGGCGCGCGGCTGGTACGCGGCCCGGTGCTCGACCCGGCCGGCGACTTCACCGGCCGGGTCCGGCTACGCGGCCTGCCGGCGGGCGAACGGCTGCACTACCGGGTGTCGGTGGAGAGCCTGGACCGGCACGGGGCGCGCAGCGAGCCGCTGTCCGGCTCGTTCGCCACCGTGCCCGGTCGACGGGACCGCCGTGACGTCCGGTTCGTCTGGACCGGGGACATCGCCGGGCAGGGCTGGGGGATCGCCCCCGACTTCGGCGGGATGCGGATCTTCGAGGCGATGCGCGCCGTCCGCCCGGACTTCTTCCTGTGCAGCGGCGACACCGTGTACGCCGACGGGCCGCTCGCCGAGACCGTGCCGCTGCCGGACGGCCGGATCTGGCGCAACCTGGTCACGCCGGAGAAGGCGAAGGTCGCCGAGACCCTCACCGAGTACCGGGGGCAGTTCGCGTACAACCTGCTCGACACGCACCTGCGCGCGTTCGTGGCCGAGGTGCCGCAGATCAACCAGTGGGACGACCACGAGGTGACGAACAACTGGTACCCGGGGGAGATCCTCGCCGACGACCGGTACACCGAGAAGCGGGTGGACGTGCTGGCCGCGCGGGCCCGCCAGGCGTTCGGCGAGTGGCTGCCGGTGTCGGACGGGCCGCTGTACCGGAAGCTGTCGTACGGGCCGCTGCTGGACGTCTTCGTGCTGGACATGCGGACCCACAAGGACCCGAACGACGGCAACACCTACGCCGACCCGCGGCGTGGCCTGCTCGGCCGGGAGCAGCGCGAGTGGCTGATCCGGGAGCTGAAGCGGTCCCGGGCGACCTGGAAGGTGATCGCCAACGACCTGCCGATCGGCGTGGTGGTGCCGGACGGTCCGGCCGCGCAGGAGGGCGTCGCGCAGGGCGACCCGGGCGCGCCCGCCGGTCGGGAGCTGGAGTTCGCCGAGGTGCTGCGGGCGACGCACCGGGCCGAGGTGACCGGGCTGGTGTTCCTCACCGCCGACGTGCACTACACGGCGGCGCACCACTACGACCCGGCCCGGGCGGCGGTGGGGGACTTCACCCCGTTCTGGGAGTTCGTCTCCGGGCCGGCGCACGCCGGCGCGTTCGGCCCGAACGCCCTGGACGGCACGTTCGGCCCGAAGGCGGTCTTCGTCAAC